One window of Flavobacteriales bacterium genomic DNA carries:
- a CDS encoding T9SS type A sorting domain-containing protein translates to MGGSINCFAVSGTGLFVGLGLGGIYRSVDDGENWTPANTGLPGSWISDLAVSGTDLYTATLGGEGIFRSIDNGLSWNAVNTGLTDFNTISLAVIGSDIFVGTGSSGVFRTTDNGSNWTQVNSGLTNMTVASLSATGSTLYAGTIGSGVFRSTDYGASWTEANMGMSNANVVGLEIIGSYVFARTEYNGIYRSTNGGASWSLANSGLPNLNVRSIGTDGSYLYAGLQVDGIFRSSDNGFSWSAIGSTLISPYVKAFVATSTSFFAGAYDRGVFRSIDHGATWVASNSGLVGTTVSATVVNGSNLHAAVLGRVDYSADEGVHWSEGSYIPGNVTITTLLHTGGALYAGTDGSGVYRSLDEGVSWVEASSGMLNLDVHSLLSTSMAIYAGTTGGVFKSVDNGSNWIPINQGLSSVEVQALAISGSSLFAAGSGIFRSDDGGTNWVQMSTGSFKNLSVVGTTIFAGGQGQELLRSMDNGNTWSIVNSGLGLPCVMSFAANGPSLFVTTCGQGILASTDNGDNWTPINNDLLGSSANLVAVNGSNIFAGMSHYGIWKRELNSIFAGVKESPKMGEVRIAPNPTSGSVTLYAGGASNISSIELFDITGQQLFRGKWNLTSDELTYDLIDRDNGLYFVEVKFSDGHRIVQKLIKE, encoded by the coding sequence GTGGGCGGTAGCATCAATTGCTTCGCCGTATCAGGGACAGGGCTATTCGTGGGCTTAGGCCTAGGGGGGATATATCGCTCCGTTGATGATGGTGAGAATTGGACCCCGGCGAATACAGGATTACCAGGGAGTTGGATTTCAGATCTTGCGGTCAGTGGAACGGACCTTTATACCGCCACCCTAGGAGGCGAAGGGATATTCCGGTCAATTGATAATGGGCTAAGCTGGAATGCGGTAAATACCGGTCTGACGGATTTCAATACAATATCACTCGCCGTGATTGGTTCTGACATATTTGTTGGCACTGGGTCGTCAGGGGTATTTCGGACTACTGATAACGGGTCTAATTGGACGCAGGTCAATAGTGGTTTGACCAACATGACTGTCGCTTCCTTGTCGGCTACTGGATCAACACTATATGCTGGAACAATTGGCAGCGGTGTCTTTCGCTCAACGGACTATGGTGCAAGCTGGACTGAAGCGAACATGGGCATGTCGAACGCCAATGTAGTTGGATTGGAGATCATTGGGTCATACGTTTTTGCAAGGACTGAATACAACGGCATTTACCGTTCAACAAATGGCGGTGCAAGTTGGTCGCTTGCAAATTCGGGCTTGCCTAATCTAAATGTTCGATCAATTGGCACCGACGGGTCATACCTCTATGCTGGCCTTCAGGTTGACGGGATATTCCGTTCATCCGATAATGGCTTTAGCTGGTCTGCGATAGGCTCCACATTGATAAGTCCTTACGTGAAAGCATTTGTAGCCACATCTACATCTTTTTTTGCAGGCGCGTATGATAGAGGAGTTTTTCGGTCAATAGACCATGGGGCCACTTGGGTTGCTTCAAACAGTGGATTGGTGGGCACAACTGTATCCGCAACGGTCGTTAATGGATCTAATTTGCACGCGGCTGTTCTTGGAAGGGTCGACTATTCGGCCGATGAAGGTGTTCACTGGTCAGAAGGGAGCTACATTCCCGGAAATGTTACCATTACGACTCTGCTCCATACCGGTGGCGCACTTTATGCGGGCACTGATGGATCCGGTGTGTATCGTTCCTTGGATGAAGGGGTGAGTTGGGTGGAAGCAAGTTCAGGCATGTTGAACCTTGATGTGCACTCCCTTCTTTCCACCAGTATGGCGATCTATGCTGGAACCACTGGTGGTGTATTTAAATCGGTAGATAATGGGAGTAATTGGATTCCTATTAATCAAGGCCTATCCAGCGTGGAAGTTCAAGCTCTTGCAATATCCGGTTCAAGCCTTTTCGCAGCTGGTTCAGGGATCTTCCGATCAGATGACGGCGGCACCAATTGGGTCCAAATGAGTACAGGTTCTTTTAAGAATCTTTCAGTTGTAGGAACTACCATTTTTGCCGGGGGGCAAGGTCAAGAGCTTTTGCGGTCCATGGACAATGGCAATACTTGGAGCATAGTGAATAGTGGTTTAGGTCTGCCCTGTGTCATGTCATTTGCTGCTAACGGTCCGTCGCTTTTTGTAACAACCTGCGGCCAAGGGATATTAGCTTCTACTGACAATGGTGATAATTGGACTCCTATTAATAATGATTTACTGGGTAGCTCTGCAAATTTAGTTGCGGTAAATGGTAGCAACATCTTTGCTGGAATGAGTCACTATGGGATATGGAAACGAGAGCTGAATAGTATTTTCGCAGGTGTCAAGGAGAGTCCTAAAATGGGTGAGGTGCGAATAGCGCCCAATCCTACTTCTGGGTCTGTTACTCTATACGCTGGTGGAGCCTCCAATATCTCCTCAATTGAACTGTTCGATATAACAGGACAACAACTTTTCCGGGGCAAGTGGAATCTAACCTCTGATGAGTTGACGTACGACTTGATCGATCGGGATAATGGTCTCTATTTTGTTGAAGTGAAATTCAGTGATGGCCACAGGATAGTGCAGAAATTGATTAAAGAGTAA
- a CDS encoding type II toxin-antitoxin system RelE/ParE family toxin, with amino-acid sequence MKRYEVIVLPQVHEQVETIRSHQHALDPKRARRFISAWDACISELEHNPTKARRKGPYGHVMLSKLPFRVVVRVDGKKVVVHQVRHMSRKPSKKFGP; translated from the coding sequence ATGAAGCGCTATGAGGTGATCGTTCTGCCTCAAGTGCATGAGCAGGTCGAAACGATCCGTTCACACCAGCATGCTCTTGACCCCAAGCGGGCAAGGAGGTTCATCTCAGCTTGGGACGCTTGCATCAGCGAACTGGAACACAACCCGACCAAAGCCAGACGCAAAGGCCCTTATGGGCATGTGATGCTGAGCAAGCTTCCGTTCCGTGTCGTCGTGCGCGTGGACGGGAAGAAGGTCGTTGTGCATCAAGTCCGGCACATGAGCCGCAAGCCCAGCAAGAAATTCGGGCCGTAG
- a CDS encoding energy transducer TonB: MPFLLLTTIMASLAVGSVNAQRSYLDEVLEPASKAKAAYYLDPGGKDGQGGFLAHIYTLDGVLKADGRYMDAEYRVADGHFVFYYPNGKVESEGDYQKGRKNGVWQRNDKWGRELAEKVYDAAPLKNLVYTLAQTMPQYPGGDKALVRYVRDKVGKTHGDVMASFIVEKDGQLSDVQVVGAEDPRTADQIAGVINSLPPWQAGVQDGQPVRVQMRVPLK, encoded by the coding sequence ATGCCCTTCCTTCTTCTCACCACGATCATGGCCAGCCTTGCCGTTGGCTCCGTCAATGCCCAAAGGAGCTACTTGGACGAGGTGTTGGAACCTGCTTCCAAGGCCAAGGCGGCCTACTATTTGGATCCGGGTGGTAAGGACGGTCAAGGTGGCTTTTTAGCACACATCTATACCCTGGACGGTGTTTTGAAAGCGGATGGCCGCTACATGGATGCTGAGTATCGCGTGGCGGACGGTCATTTCGTCTTTTACTACCCGAACGGGAAAGTGGAAAGCGAGGGAGATTATCAGAAAGGGCGTAAGAACGGCGTATGGCAACGGAATGACAAGTGGGGCCGGGAACTTGCTGAAAAGGTCTACGACGCCGCACCGCTGAAGAACCTCGTATACACCTTGGCCCAAACGATGCCACAGTATCCCGGTGGGGACAAAGCCTTGGTGCGCTACGTCCGGGACAAGGTCGGAAAGACCCACGGGGATGTGATGGCAAGCTTCATCGTGGAGAAGGACGGGCAATTGTCCGACGTGCAGGTGGTGGGCGCGGAAGACCCGCGGACCGCCGATCAGATCGCCGGGGTGATCAACTCCTTACCACCATGGCAGGCCGGCGTCCAGGACGGCCAACCGGTGCGCGTACAGATGCGCGTGCCCCTCAAATAA
- a CDS encoding YifB family Mg chelatase-like AAA ATPase, with product MIVKNFGCAVFGVDATIITVETNIIKGLKFFMVGLPDNAVKESHQRVSAAISNIGFHMPRGKEITVNLAPADIRKEGTAYDLPIALGILAASGQLDTSRFADLVVMGELSLDGEVRPIKGALPIALEAKKQGFQGVIVPVANAREAAIVQGIDVIGVEHLSQVVELMEGRTTIEPTLMDIAAEFAAHSSNYSVDLSDVKGQENIKRAFEIAAAGGHNVILIGPPGAGKTMIAKRLPTIMPPLNIDEALETTKIHSVAGKLRTEDSLLSTRPFRSPHHTISDVALVGGGSFPQPGEISMAHNGVLFLDELPEFKRTVLEVMRQPLEDRVVTISRAKFTVEYPASFMLVAAMNPCPCGFHNHPERDCVCAPGVVQKYLNKISGPLLDRIDIHIEVTPVAFTELASERETEKSAAVRERVVKARQVQEQRYKGTKMHSNAQISTQQLRKYCRIDATGQALLQKAMERLGLSARAYDRILKVARTIADLAGSNDIRTEHLAEAIQYRSLDREGWAS from the coding sequence ATGATCGTCAAGAACTTCGGTTGTGCGGTCTTCGGAGTGGACGCCACCATCATCACTGTGGAGACGAACATCATCAAGGGCCTCAAGTTCTTCATGGTGGGCTTGCCGGACAATGCGGTGAAGGAGAGCCACCAACGGGTGAGCGCGGCGATCAGCAACATCGGCTTCCACATGCCGCGCGGGAAAGAGATCACCGTCAACCTGGCCCCCGCGGACATTCGCAAGGAAGGGACCGCCTACGACCTTCCGATCGCCTTGGGCATCCTCGCGGCCAGTGGGCAGCTGGACACCTCCCGCTTTGCGGATCTCGTGGTGATGGGCGAGCTTTCGCTGGACGGTGAGGTGCGGCCGATCAAAGGCGCATTGCCTATTGCACTAGAGGCGAAAAAGCAAGGATTCCAAGGAGTGATAGTGCCCGTTGCCAACGCACGCGAGGCCGCCATCGTGCAGGGCATCGACGTGATCGGTGTGGAGCACCTGAGCCAAGTGGTGGAGCTGATGGAAGGCCGTACCACCATTGAGCCCACCCTTATGGACATCGCTGCCGAGTTCGCGGCGCATAGCAGCAACTATTCCGTTGACCTCAGCGATGTGAAAGGCCAGGAAAACATCAAGCGTGCCTTCGAGATCGCCGCTGCGGGCGGGCACAACGTCATTCTGATCGGACCGCCCGGCGCAGGCAAGACAATGATCGCGAAGCGCCTCCCCACGATCATGCCGCCGCTCAACATCGACGAGGCGCTGGAGACCACCAAGATCCACAGCGTGGCCGGCAAGCTCCGCACGGAGGATTCCTTGCTCAGCACCCGCCCGTTCCGATCGCCGCACCACACCATCAGCGATGTGGCGCTTGTGGGCGGCGGTTCTTTCCCTCAGCCGGGCGAGATCAGCATGGCGCACAATGGTGTGCTCTTTCTGGATGAACTGCCCGAGTTCAAGCGCACTGTGCTGGAGGTGATGCGCCAACCGCTGGAGGACCGCGTGGTCACCATCAGCCGTGCGAAGTTCACCGTGGAATATCCCGCGAGCTTCATGCTGGTGGCCGCCATGAACCCGTGTCCGTGCGGCTTCCACAACCATCCCGAGCGTGATTGCGTCTGTGCCCCCGGCGTGGTGCAGAAGTACCTGAACAAGATCAGCGGCCCGCTGCTGGACCGCATCGACATCCACATCGAGGTGACACCGGTGGCCTTCACCGAGCTGGCCAGCGAACGCGAGACGGAGAAGAGCGCGGCCGTGCGTGAACGTGTCGTAAAAGCACGCCAGGTGCAGGAGCAGCGCTACAAGGGAACGAAAATGCACAGTAATGCGCAGATCTCCACCCAGCAATTGCGCAAATACTGCCGTATTGATGCTACCGGCCAAGCGCTATTACAGAAGGCCATGGAACGCCTCGGCCTCAGCGCCCGCGCATACGATCGCATCCTGAAGGTGGCCCGCACCATCGCCGACCTCGCCGGAAGCAACGACATCCGCACTGAGCACCTCGCCGAGGCCATCCAGTACCGCAGTTTGGACCGGGAGGGGTGGGCAAGCTGA
- the lpcA gene encoding D-sedoheptulose 7-phosphate isomerase: protein MANERIESHFSEAASVLERFRSDPANLLAVEHAGELMLAAVKAGGKLISCGNGGSMCDAMHFAEELTGKFRDDRAPIAALSISDPSHLSCVGNDHGFEQVFARYVQAHGKPGDVLLAISTSGNSPNVLRAAEVAKKQGVKVVGLTGKDGGKLAPLCDVEVRVPHAGYADRVQEVHIKVIHALIDHIERGMA from the coding sequence ATGGCGAACGAACGTATTGAAAGTCATTTCTCCGAAGCGGCCTCCGTACTGGAGCGCTTCCGCTCGGATCCCGCGAATCTGCTAGCTGTGGAGCACGCTGGTGAACTCATGCTGGCCGCAGTGAAGGCGGGTGGCAAGTTGATCAGTTGCGGCAACGGCGGAAGCATGTGCGATGCGATGCACTTCGCCGAGGAGCTCACCGGCAAGTTCCGCGATGACCGCGCACCGATAGCAGCATTAAGCATCAGTGATCCCAGCCACCTCAGTTGCGTGGGGAACGACCACGGGTTCGAGCAGGTCTTCGCACGCTACGTGCAGGCCCATGGCAAACCAGGCGATGTACTGCTCGCCATCAGCACCAGCGGGAACAGCCCGAACGTCCTGCGTGCAGCGGAAGTAGCGAAGAAGCAAGGCGTGAAGGTCGTCGGCCTCACCGGTAAGGACGGCGGAAAACTGGCCCCGCTCTGCGACGTGGAGGTCCGTGTGCCGCATGCAGGTTACGCCGACCGCGTGCAGGAAGTCCACATCAAGGTGATCCATGCGTTGATCGATCACATCGAAAGAGGGATGGCGTGA
- a CDS encoding thioredoxin family protein: MRSILFALSAILSFAARAQQPGTPVPKEPVKWAITAQQQEPGAWDIVFTATVDQGWYVYSQENFGEAGPMPTAFAFDTLPNFTLNGTTAETGDHKKEGMDPVFEMKVKKYAGHAIFTQRINTSEPVKPVTGRFDFMTCNDEACIFPDPVYFSITPATGAAAMTGVPFPKESAATGPANGILDPVEWSVTASDKGNGKWQLDFQATVNDGWSVYSQKAFGEGPIPTSIVFDTLATAKPIGEPTEAGPDMHEGMDDMFGIVVRKYKHEATFSRMVLVTDPAEPISGAINFMACDNSKCVFPDPVKFSIIPATGAAMIGDEPIASVLGGGGCDLKLAKVNLDEPVLRGDVETVDNQVRSGGSLWNIFFLGFIGGLLALLTPCVFPMIPLTVSFFTKGSEDKGKGLRNAITYGAFILGIYLLFSLPFHLLGSVNPEIFNEISTNPWLNVFFFVIFLVFAVSFFGYFEITLPSSWVNKMDSNASRFGGAIGIFFMALTLALVSFSCTGPILGSLLAGALTGDGGAWQLTVGMGAFGLALALPFALFAMFPGWLNSLPRSGSWLNSVKVVLGFAEVALAFKFLSNADLVKHWRIVPYELFMAVWVVCAVGVTLYMLGKIRFPHDSPVRTISPMRWGFAVLFGAMSIYLALGFRVDKVNNTFTTMKLMSGLAPPVGYSWILPKDCPNGLDCYHDLDAGLAQAKATGKPILLDFTGYACVNCRKMEEHVWPVKSVREKIDKEYVLVSLYVDDKTELPENEQRDYTTCTGKQKRLTTLGNKWSTLQTETFINNSQPYYALISPDGVLLTDPVGYTPDADEYGTFLQRGLKAMKQLDERASK, translated from the coding sequence ATGAGGTCGATCCTATTTGCGCTCTCCGCCATCCTTTCCTTCGCCGCCAGGGCCCAGCAGCCCGGCACACCCGTGCCTAAAGAACCGGTAAAGTGGGCCATCACCGCCCAGCAACAGGAACCCGGTGCTTGGGATATCGTTTTCACCGCCACCGTGGACCAAGGCTGGTATGTCTATTCCCAAGAGAACTTCGGCGAGGCCGGCCCGATGCCCACCGCTTTCGCCTTCGACACCCTGCCCAACTTCACCCTGAACGGCACAACCGCTGAGACCGGCGACCACAAGAAGGAGGGCATGGACCCGGTGTTCGAGATGAAGGTGAAGAAGTATGCGGGCCACGCCATCTTCACCCAGCGCATCAACACCTCGGAGCCGGTCAAGCCCGTCACCGGACGCTTCGACTTCATGACCTGCAACGACGAGGCCTGCATCTTCCCGGACCCTGTCTACTTCAGCATCACGCCAGCCACCGGAGCAGCTGCCATGACCGGGGTGCCCTTCCCGAAGGAGAGCGCTGCCACAGGGCCAGCTAACGGGATCCTTGATCCCGTGGAATGGTCCGTGACGGCCAGTGATAAAGGGAACGGGAAATGGCAGCTGGATTTCCAGGCAACAGTGAATGACGGCTGGAGCGTGTATTCACAGAAAGCTTTCGGCGAAGGGCCGATACCCACCAGCATCGTCTTTGATACGCTGGCCACCGCAAAGCCCATCGGCGAGCCAACGGAAGCAGGACCCGACATGCACGAGGGGATGGACGATATGTTCGGCATCGTGGTGCGGAAGTACAAGCATGAAGCGACATTCAGTCGGATGGTGCTGGTCACCGATCCGGCGGAACCCATTTCCGGGGCCATCAATTTCATGGCTTGTGACAACTCCAAATGCGTGTTCCCGGACCCGGTCAAATTCAGCATTATCCCTGCCACCGGCGCGGCCATGATCGGGGATGAACCCATCGCCTCCGTGCTCGGCGGTGGTGGTTGCGACCTAAAGCTCGCCAAGGTGAACTTGGATGAGCCGGTGCTGCGCGGCGATGTGGAGACCGTGGACAATCAGGTCCGCAGCGGCGGCTCGCTCTGGAACATCTTCTTCCTCGGTTTCATCGGTGGACTGTTGGCGTTGCTCACGCCGTGTGTCTTCCCCATGATCCCGCTCACGGTGAGCTTCTTCACCAAAGGCAGTGAGGACAAGGGCAAAGGGCTGCGGAATGCGATCACCTATGGTGCCTTTATCCTCGGGATCTACCTGCTCTTCAGCCTGCCCTTCCACCTGCTCGGCTCGGTAAACCCGGAGATCTTCAATGAGATCAGCACCAACCCGTGGCTCAATGTCTTCTTCTTCGTCATCTTCTTAGTCTTCGCGGTGAGCTTCTTCGGCTACTTCGAGATCACCCTGCCCAGCAGTTGGGTGAACAAGATGGACAGCAACGCCAGCCGTTTTGGCGGGGCGATCGGCATCTTCTTCATGGCGCTCACCTTGGCCTTGGTGTCGTTCTCCTGCACCGGCCCCATCCTCGGCTCGTTGCTGGCGGGCGCGCTTACCGGCGATGGCGGCGCATGGCAGCTCACCGTCGGCATGGGCGCCTTCGGCCTTGCGCTGGCACTGCCGTTCGCGCTCTTCGCCATGTTCCCCGGCTGGCTGAACTCACTGCCCCGTTCCGGAAGCTGGCTGAACAGCGTGAAGGTGGTGCTCGGTTTCGCCGAAGTGGCCTTGGCGTTCAAGTTCCTCAGCAACGCTGACCTCGTGAAACACTGGCGGATCGTGCCCTACGAGCTTTTCATGGCCGTGTGGGTGGTGTGCGCCGTAGGTGTCACGCTCTACATGCTGGGGAAGATCCGGTTCCCGCATGACAGCCCAGTGCGGACTATCTCGCCTATGCGATGGGGCTTTGCCGTGCTCTTTGGCGCGATGTCAATATATCTCGCATTGGGCTTCCGGGTGGACAAGGTCAACAACACCTTCACCACCATGAAGCTGATGAGCGGCCTCGCACCGCCCGTGGGCTATAGCTGGATCCTGCCCAAGGATTGCCCGAACGGCCTGGACTGCTACCACGACCTCGATGCCGGCCTCGCACAGGCCAAGGCCACGGGCAAGCCGATACTCCTCGACTTCACCGGTTATGCCTGCGTGAACTGCCGCAAGATGGAGGAGCATGTTTGGCCCGTGAAGAGCGTGCGTGAAAAAATCGACAAGGAATACGTGCTCGTCTCGCTCTATGTGGACGACAAGACCGAACTCCCCGAAAACGAACAGCGCGATTACACCACCTGTACCGGGAAGCAAAAGCGACTGACGACCTTGGGCAACAAGTGGAGCACGCTGCAAACGGAGACCTTCATCAACAACAGCCAGCCCTACTACGCGCTGATCAGCCCCGACGGCGTGCTCCTCACCGATCCCGTGGGCTACACCCCGGACGCGGACGAGTACGGCACCTTCCTGCAACGCGGCCTGAAGGCCATGAAGCAGCTGGACGAACGAGCCAGTAAGTAG
- the tilS gene encoding tRNA lysidine(34) synthetase TilS: MRRLIRRERMLKPGEPLWVAVSGGVDSMVLLHVLRELGHPCHVAHVDHGLRGAESDADRAFVEEQAKCLGLPLRSVRVDPMAAAEGISVQMAARELRYAWFKELLREGPANMALGHHRDDAAETLVLNLMRGIGAHGWAGIPAVTELEEGRICRPLLGVGREQIMEYAVANRITFREDASNTDPKYLRNRVRAEVLPLMEAMRPGARRTMARGAELLKELAAAAERQLAREAEGLATDGSGVLCIPIERLEGSAAPKLLLMRLLSGIDLHPDLIDQLLEAVRDRSTGARFHAGGVRISVERTQVVVDREPDGFPTFGISRSDKEEGGAGPFHWRICAPAEVDLSEGMNTAWLDLGNLEFPLTLRPWQTGDRMRPIGLGGSKLISDILIDAGTSRKDKACTYVLRSGEKVVWLAGYRVAEGFSPGPGTEKVLRVTFFWPSGSRA; encoded by the coding sequence GTGAGGCGCCTGATCCGCCGGGAGCGGATGCTGAAGCCCGGAGAGCCGCTCTGGGTGGCCGTTAGCGGCGGCGTGGACAGTATGGTGCTGTTGCATGTGCTCCGCGAATTGGGCCACCCTTGCCATGTGGCCCACGTGGACCATGGCCTTCGCGGCGCGGAAAGTGATGCCGACCGTGCGTTCGTGGAAGAGCAGGCCAAGTGCTTGGGTCTTCCGCTCCGTTCCGTTCGCGTGGACCCGATGGCGGCTGCGGAAGGCATTTCCGTGCAGATGGCCGCGCGGGAGCTGCGTTACGCGTGGTTCAAGGAGCTGCTGCGCGAAGGTCCGGCCAACATGGCATTGGGACATCACCGCGATGACGCGGCGGAGACGCTGGTGCTGAACCTGATGCGCGGTATCGGTGCCCATGGCTGGGCGGGCATCCCTGCGGTGACGGAGCTTGAGGAAGGACGCATCTGCAGGCCCTTGCTTGGTGTGGGCCGCGAACAGATCATGGAGTACGCCGTCGCGAACCGCATCACTTTCCGGGAAGATGCCAGCAACACGGACCCCAAGTATCTCCGAAACCGTGTGCGGGCCGAAGTGTTGCCGCTGATGGAGGCCATGCGTCCCGGTGCCCGACGCACGATGGCCCGTGGCGCTGAACTGCTGAAGGAGCTGGCAGCTGCGGCCGAGCGGCAATTGGCGCGGGAAGCGGAAGGGCTGGCCACCGATGGCTCAGGTGTACTGTGCATCCCGATCGAACGCTTGGAGGGAAGTGCCGCCCCCAAGTTGCTCCTGATGCGCCTGCTTAGTGGAATAGACCTGCATCCTGACCTGATAGACCAACTTCTGGAAGCTGTTCGGGACCGTTCCACAGGTGCCCGTTTCCATGCCGGGGGCGTGCGGATCTCGGTCGAACGGACGCAGGTGGTAGTGGACCGGGAACCCGATGGCTTTCCCACTTTTGGCATTTCCCGGTCCGACAAGGAGGAAGGCGGTGCCGGGCCGTTCCATTGGCGGATCTGTGCCCCTGCCGAAGTGGACCTTTCCGAAGGCATGAACACGGCATGGCTGGACCTGGGCAACTTGGAATTCCCGCTGACACTGCGGCCATGGCAAACAGGTGACCGCATGCGGCCCATCGGTCTGGGCGGTTCCAAGCTCATCAGCGACATCCTTATCGATGCCGGCACCTCCCGGAAGGACAAGGCCTGCACCTATGTGCTTCGTAGTGGTGAGAAGGTTGTTTGGCTCGCTGGATATCGCGTGGCGGAAGGGTTTTCTCCTGGCCCCGGCACGGAAAAGGTGCTCCGCGTCACTTTTTTTTGGCCATCAGGATCACGAGCATAG
- a CDS encoding anthranilate synthase component I family protein has protein sequence MHSQILLPWSGTLNWRALEPFQTVLVRRIGDRDEWVIGIGTHELSTNEPRFGPSACFGFAGYDLKNNFENLTSIHPDQDGFVLSSWWSPRFFVRLGQGKAILQVEKGDEGAGSAFLRNFFADPGPLPPMARAIWTRTTTKERYLEQVRKLLVHIHRGDIYEVNYCTQRTAQLPEFDPYAAFAKLLAHSDAPYAAFLRVGDHFALCASPERFIRIEGDRAISQPMKGTRPRGRSMAEDAALAEELALDPKERSENIMALDVSRNDLSRIAAPGSVQVEELCAVKTYKNVHQMVSTVSARIREGITPMDILRATFPMASMTGAPKVRAMQLIDEAEDMRRGLFSGTIGFFLPDGTADLNVVIRTLTWDASTGRASLISGGAITAASDPVQEYEECEHKARTVLNAFGHAC, from the coding sequence GTGCATTCACAGATCCTCCTTCCGTGGAGCGGAACCCTCAACTGGCGGGCTTTGGAGCCGTTCCAGACCGTACTCGTACGGCGCATCGGGGACCGGGATGAATGGGTCATCGGCATTGGAACCCACGAGCTTTCGACCAACGAGCCCCGCTTTGGTCCTAGCGCCTGTTTCGGTTTTGCCGGATATGACCTGAAGAACAACTTCGAGAACTTGACAAGCATCCACCCGGATCAGGACGGCTTTGTCCTTTCAAGTTGGTGGTCGCCCCGCTTTTTCGTTCGGCTGGGGCAGGGAAAGGCGATCCTTCAGGTTGAAAAAGGGGATGAGGGGGCCGGAAGTGCATTTTTGAGGAATTTTTTCGCGGATCCCGGGCCACTCCCGCCGATGGCCCGCGCCATCTGGACCCGCACCACTACCAAGGAGCGCTACTTGGAGCAGGTCCGCAAGCTGCTGGTGCACATTCACCGGGGTGACATCTACGAGGTGAACTATTGCACCCAGCGTACCGCACAGCTTCCGGAGTTCGACCCGTATGCGGCTTTTGCCAAGCTGTTGGCCCATTCTGACGCGCCTTATGCGGCCTTTCTGCGTGTCGGCGATCATTTTGCTCTGTGTGCCAGCCCGGAGCGCTTCATCCGCATCGAAGGCGACCGGGCGATCTCCCAGCCCATGAAAGGCACACGGCCACGGGGGCGTAGCATGGCCGAGGATGCCGCGCTGGCGGAGGAACTGGCGCTGGACCCCAAGGAACGCAGTGAGAACATCATGGCGCTGGACGTCTCCCGCAACGACCTCAGCCGCATCGCTGCGCCGGGTTCGGTACAGGTGGAGGAACTTTGCGCGGTGAAGACGTACAAGAACGTGCATCAGATGGTGAGCACCGTCAGCGCCCGCATCCGCGAGGGCATTACGCCCATGGACATCCTGCGCGCCACCTTCCCCATGGCCAGCATGACCGGGGCGCCCAAGGTGCGGGCCATGCAGCTGATCGATGAGGCGGAGGACATGCGCCGCGGGCTTTTCAGCGGGACCATCGGCTTCTTCCTGCCGGACGGCACCGCCGACCTGAACGTGGTGATCCGCACCCTGACCTGGGATGCTTCCACGGGCCGTGCTTCACTGATCTCCGGCGGGGCCATTACCGCGGCCAGCGATCCGGTGCAAGAGTATGAGGAATGTGAGCACAAGGCGCGCACCGTACTGAACGCTTTCGGCCATGCTTGCTGA